The Geothrix sp. genome window below encodes:
- a CDS encoding pirin family protein — MITLRPAGTRGHFDFGWLDTHHTFSFGEYFDADHMQFHALRVVNEDRVQAAKGFGTHGHRDMEILTWVLSGTLEHRDSLGTHGVIRPGEAQVMSAGTGIRHSEFNPSADEPVHFLQIWILPERPGLAPRYDQVAFPEADLQNQLRLIASPDGAEGSVKLFQDVKVFVARLDGGREVRGSIPSGRAGFLQVARGSISLNGAAMTTGDSARIEGEPSITVVAGSPAEILFFDLA, encoded by the coding sequence ATGATCACGCTGCGACCTGCTGGAACCCGCGGCCATTTCGATTTCGGCTGGCTGGACACCCACCACACCTTCTCCTTCGGTGAGTACTTCGACGCCGACCACATGCAGTTCCACGCCCTGCGCGTCGTCAACGAGGACCGCGTGCAGGCGGCCAAGGGGTTCGGCACCCATGGCCATCGCGACATGGAGATCCTCACCTGGGTGCTGTCCGGCACGCTGGAGCACCGCGACAGCCTGGGCACCCACGGCGTCATCCGCCCGGGCGAGGCGCAGGTCATGAGCGCCGGCACCGGCATCCGCCACAGCGAGTTCAACCCTTCGGCCGACGAGCCCGTGCACTTCCTCCAGATCTGGATTCTGCCCGAGCGCCCGGGCCTCGCCCCCCGCTATGACCAGGTGGCTTTTCCCGAAGCCGACCTTCAGAATCAGCTGCGTCTCATCGCCAGTCCCGACGGTGCGGAGGGTTCCGTGAAGCTCTTCCAGGATGTGAAGGTCTTCGTGGCCCGGCTGGACGGGGGCCGCGAGGTGCGGGGCTCCATCCCCTCCGGGCGCGCGGGGTTCCTCCAGGTGGCCAGGGGCTCCATCAGCCTCAACGGCGCGGCCATGACCACGGGGGATTCCGCCCGCATCGAAGGGGAGCCGTCCATCACCGTGGTGGCCGGATCACCCGCCGAAATCCTGTTCTTCGATCTTGCCTGA
- a CDS encoding pirin family protein — translation MTRKPVSVLVPGLPTEDGNRVPLTRLVPGQGKRGAEAFRAMDPFLLMDHFGPMVLPPGTDAGFPPHPHRGFQTLTYLIQGAFRHRDSTGGSGLLQPGGAQLMNAGAGIVHEEMPVPEHLESGGPIEGVQLWINLPKALKGSTPGYTDLQAGTMPWTAIPGGRMRVLAGTWAGVTGPARTPAKIAYAHLELEAGARFEQAIPAGWIAAAVPLHGAIRIEGTEVPADSVALLGEGDSLALEAAVPVSLMLLAGEPLQEPIAHYGPFVMNTYEEIEQAIQDYQAGRMGHLD, via the coding sequence ATGACCCGCAAACCCGTTTCCGTCCTCGTGCCCGGACTCCCCACGGAGGATGGCAACCGCGTGCCGCTCACGCGCCTGGTGCCCGGCCAGGGCAAGCGCGGCGCGGAGGCCTTCCGTGCCATGGATCCCTTCCTGCTCATGGACCACTTCGGTCCCATGGTGCTGCCTCCGGGGACGGATGCGGGCTTCCCGCCCCATCCCCACCGGGGCTTCCAGACCCTCACCTATCTGATCCAGGGCGCCTTCCGGCACCGGGACAGCACGGGTGGCTCGGGGCTGCTGCAGCCCGGCGGCGCCCAGCTCATGAATGCCGGGGCCGGCATCGTCCACGAAGAGATGCCGGTGCCCGAGCACCTGGAATCCGGCGGCCCCATCGAGGGCGTGCAGCTCTGGATCAACCTGCCCAAGGCGCTGAAGGGCTCCACCCCGGGCTACACGGATCTGCAGGCGGGCACCATGCCGTGGACCGCCATCCCAGGCGGACGCATGCGCGTGCTGGCCGGCACCTGGGCGGGCGTGACCGGCCCGGCCCGCACGCCCGCGAAGATCGCCTATGCCCACCTGGAGCTGGAGGCCGGTGCGCGGTTCGAGCAGGCCATCCCCGCCGGGTGGATCGCCGCCGCCGTGCCGCTGCACGGAGCCATCCGCATCGAGGGCACGGAGGTTCCGGCCGACAGCGTGGCCCTGCTGGGTGAAGGTGATTCGCTGGCCCTGGAAGCGGCGGTCCCCGTCAGCCTCATGCTGCTGGCGGGAGAACCCCTCCAGGAGCCCATCGCCCACTACGGCCCCTTCGTGATGAACACCTACGAGGAGATCGAGCAGGCCATCCAGGACTACCAGGCTGGTCGCATGGGCCATCTGGACTGA
- a CDS encoding methyl-accepting chemotaxis protein yields MSESTSRPAVPAASGSEEHDPAQLAQDLAGLETVINRSAAGAARTSVRIQTLAREIDRILDSTRSIQGTLEGLDANISQAASAAEEGAESTRLMADLTRQGRRESDEAVATVRQLQEQTTLTSERLESLMGHILQVNEVSQVIGEIADRTGMLSLNAAIEAAHAGAAGRGFAVVAEEVRKLADRTSRQTQEIGQLLESIRRDLDPAREAMGRSLGLASETRAQVEAVEQRFSGIAELAESTAGNVSSMARTASEEHAAARRLVAASGELLDATGTLKTEAEAVAQDAFSVSSLTELGHRHLAAYDTGSLFHRALDLARGLTATSAKILEAALGDGRVRPEDLLALDYREIRGAEIQSLSRFFNVLHVPPEGFAPPKYRTAYDALVERPLQEAFDRVLEQEPRLTFALVLDLNSYAPSHNRRFAQDWTGHPDKDLAGNRVKRFFTDNRVLVRGARHGLGEAAEALPDRASRAAFQRVADLDEKAARREDFLVQTYARDTGAIITVLTVPLHVCGQRYGVSLLGWSSES; encoded by the coding sequence ATGTCCGAATCCACCTCCAGGCCCGCCGTGCCCGCCGCGAGTGGCTCCGAGGAGCACGACCCGGCGCAGCTCGCCCAGGATCTGGCGGGCCTGGAGACCGTGATCAACCGCTCGGCGGCAGGCGCGGCGCGGACCTCGGTGAGGATCCAGACCCTGGCGCGGGAGATCGACCGGATCCTCGACAGCACCCGGAGCATCCAGGGGACCCTGGAAGGCCTGGACGCGAACATCTCCCAGGCGGCTTCGGCGGCGGAGGAGGGCGCCGAGTCCACCCGCCTCATGGCCGACCTGACACGCCAGGGCCGCCGGGAAAGCGATGAGGCCGTGGCCACGGTCCGGCAGCTCCAGGAACAGACGACCCTCACTTCCGAACGCCTGGAATCCCTGATGGGGCACATTCTCCAGGTGAACGAAGTCTCGCAGGTGATCGGGGAGATCGCGGACCGCACGGGGATGCTCAGCCTCAATGCCGCCATCGAGGCCGCCCATGCGGGCGCGGCGGGCCGGGGCTTCGCAGTGGTGGCCGAGGAAGTGCGGAAGCTGGCGGATCGCACCTCCAGGCAGACCCAGGAAATCGGGCAGCTGCTGGAATCCATCCGCCGGGACCTCGATCCGGCCCGGGAGGCCATGGGCCGGAGCCTGGGCCTGGCTTCCGAAACCCGGGCCCAGGTGGAGGCTGTGGAGCAGCGGTTCTCGGGCATCGCGGAGCTGGCGGAATCCACTGCCGGGAATGTCTCCAGCATGGCCCGCACGGCCTCGGAGGAGCACGCCGCGGCCCGGAGGCTTGTGGCGGCCTCGGGAGAGCTGCTGGATGCCACGGGCACCCTGAAGACCGAGGCGGAAGCCGTGGCCCAGGACGCCTTCAGCGTCTCCTCGCTCACCGAACTCGGGCACCGCCATCTGGCCGCCTACGATACGGGCTCGCTGTTCCACCGCGCGCTCGACCTGGCTCGGGGCCTCACCGCCACCAGCGCCAAGATTCTCGAGGCGGCCCTCGGTGACGGGCGAGTCCGCCCGGAGGACCTGCTGGCGCTCGACTACCGGGAGATCCGGGGGGCGGAGATCCAGAGCCTCTCCCGCTTCTTCAATGTGCTGCATGTTCCGCCCGAAGGCTTCGCGCCCCCCAAATACCGCACCGCCTACGATGCCCTGGTGGAGCGGCCACTGCAGGAAGCCTTCGACCGCGTCCTCGAGCAGGAGCCGCGCCTCACCTTCGCCCTGGTCCTCGACCTCAACAGCTACGCCCCTTCCCATAACCGACGCTTCGCCCAGGACTGGACCGGCCACCCCGACAAGGATCTGGCCGGCAACCGCGTGAAGCGCTTCTTCACGGACAACCGCGTCCTGGTGCGGGGGGCGCGGCACGGCCTGGGCGAGGCGGCCGAGGCGCTCCCCGACCGGGCCAGCCGGGCGGCGTTCCAGCGGGTGGCCGACCTGGACGAAAAGGCCGCCCGCCGGGAGGATTTCCTGGTGCAGACCTATGCTCGCGACACGGGCGCCATCATCACGGTGCTCACAGTGCCGCTCCATGTCTGCGGCCAGCGCTACGGCGTGAGCCTGCTGGGCTGGTCGAGCGAGAGCTAG
- a CDS encoding replication-associated recombination protein A, which yields MSHIPLPERLRPATLDEVVGQAHLLGPKGALTRLTAGGRLPSMVMWGPPGTGKTTLARILAEATGHGFMEFSGVSGSAAELKKFLADSREMPLFRSVPPVVFLDEIHRFNRAQQDILLPFLERGEAVLIGATTENPAFYLNPALRSRCQLIALKALEPIHIQQVLKRAWAKEQAGKPEPKEVFEWLSHWAGGDLRSALSGLETWMEMPDPDLESLQGALGGRMMFDRADGHYDLASAFQKSLRGSDADAALYYLSRMIRGGEDPRFIARRLMVCAAEDVGNADPQAFILCEAASRAVEQIGWPEARIPLAQAIIYVANAPKSNATVLAVDAALAADDAPIPEAIRDAHTATARKAGRGAGYHYSHDDYDREQAFLPDKLRGLSFYEPKRPQERSWRDRQEPDATVLSALWQAWTEAHPEGGELPLEDWSSELACSREALARALGKLAQGRFTLGRKLEARPI from the coding sequence ATGTCCCACATCCCCCTTCCCGAACGCCTCCGCCCCGCCACCCTCGATGAGGTGGTGGGCCAGGCCCACCTGCTGGGGCCGAAGGGCGCCCTGACCCGGCTCACGGCCGGGGGGCGCCTGCCCTCAATGGTGATGTGGGGCCCGCCAGGCACCGGCAAGACCACCCTGGCCCGCATCCTGGCGGAGGCCACGGGCCATGGCTTCATGGAGTTCTCGGGGGTCAGCGGCAGCGCGGCGGAGCTGAAGAAGTTCCTGGCGGACAGCCGCGAGATGCCGCTGTTCCGAAGCGTGCCGCCCGTGGTGTTCCTGGACGAGATCCACCGCTTCAACCGGGCTCAGCAGGACATCCTGCTGCCCTTCCTGGAACGGGGCGAGGCCGTGCTCATCGGCGCCACCACCGAGAACCCCGCCTTCTACCTGAACCCGGCGCTCCGCAGCCGCTGCCAGCTCATCGCCCTCAAGGCCCTCGAGCCCATCCACATCCAGCAGGTGCTGAAGCGGGCCTGGGCCAAGGAGCAGGCTGGCAAGCCCGAGCCCAAGGAGGTCTTCGAGTGGCTCTCCCACTGGGCCGGCGGCGACCTGCGCTCGGCACTCTCGGGCCTGGAAACCTGGATGGAGATGCCGGATCCGGATCTGGAATCCCTCCAGGGCGCCCTGGGCGGCCGCATGATGTTCGACCGCGCCGACGGCCACTACGACCTGGCCAGCGCCTTCCAGAAGAGCCTGCGGGGCTCCGACGCGGACGCGGCCCTCTACTACCTGAGCCGCATGATCCGCGGCGGCGAAGATCCCCGCTTCATCGCCCGGCGCCTCATGGTCTGCGCCGCGGAGGATGTGGGCAACGCCGATCCCCAGGCCTTCATTCTCTGCGAGGCCGCCAGCCGCGCCGTGGAGCAGATCGGCTGGCCCGAGGCCCGCATCCCCCTGGCCCAGGCCATCATCTATGTGGCCAACGCCCCCAAGAGCAACGCCACCGTGCTGGCGGTGGACGCGGCCCTGGCGGCCGATGACGCGCCCATTCCCGAGGCCATCCGCGACGCCCACACCGCCACCGCCCGCAAGGCCGGTCGCGGCGCGGGCTACCACTACTCCCACGACGACTACGACCGCGAGCAGGCTTTCCTGCCCGACAAGCTGCGGGGCCTTTCCTTTTACGAACCGAAGCGCCCCCAGGAACGCAGCTGGCGGGATCGCCAAGAACCGGACGCGACGGTCCTCTCGGCCCTCTGGCAGGCCTGGACGGAGGCCCACCCCGAGGGCGGCGAGCTCCCCCTGGAAGACTGGAGCTCGGAATTGGCCTGCAGCCGCGAAGCCCTGGCCCGGGCCCTGGGCAAGCTGGCCCAGGGCCGGTTCACCCTGGGGCGGAAGCTCGAAGCCAGGCCGATCTAA
- a CDS encoding alanyl-tRNA editing protein, giving the protein MSTPAYERDPFATVLETRILASGEERGRPFVLLEDTVFYPEGGGQPCDLGMVNGVAVVEVQKREGGIRHYLAAALPVGPASLQLDWIRRFDHMQQHTGQHLLTAVAQDQFKWGTTAFHLGGTVCDIELDAPSISPAEMERLEEAVAAEIRARREVTARWVNPEAYGAEAVRSRGLPEGHTGDIRLVQIAGVDLNTCGGTHLHHTGEIEALKLLGTEGIRGGTRLYYVAGRRARLRLGAHEERNARLRTLLGAPDEELVAALQIKLDQLLALERRSRKLEEELVEFQAAALAARPDALVEAHLEGRDMAFLQKLARGILAADPAKAVFLTADPGGQGLFLLTAGAGSRLEVPSVGQAVAGILGAKGGGSGKSFQGKAPSLSARGEALAHLLHWAEMGQ; this is encoded by the coding sequence ATGTCCACGCCCGCCTATGAACGAGACCCTTTTGCCACGGTGCTCGAGACCCGCATCCTGGCCAGCGGGGAGGAGCGGGGACGCCCCTTCGTCCTCCTGGAAGACACGGTTTTCTACCCGGAGGGGGGCGGCCAGCCCTGCGACCTGGGCATGGTGAATGGCGTGGCCGTGGTGGAGGTCCAGAAACGCGAGGGCGGGATCCGCCACTACCTTGCGGCGGCCCTCCCGGTGGGGCCTGCTTCGCTGCAGTTGGACTGGATCCGCCGCTTCGACCACATGCAGCAGCACACGGGCCAGCACCTGCTGACGGCCGTGGCCCAGGATCAGTTCAAGTGGGGCACGACGGCCTTCCACCTGGGGGGAACGGTCTGCGACATCGAGCTGGATGCGCCGTCGATCTCCCCCGCGGAGATGGAGCGGCTGGAGGAGGCCGTGGCGGCGGAGATCCGTGCCCGGCGCGAGGTCACGGCCCGGTGGGTGAACCCCGAGGCCTACGGGGCCGAAGCCGTGCGCTCCCGCGGATTGCCGGAGGGGCACACGGGCGACATCCGCCTGGTGCAGATCGCCGGGGTGGATCTCAACACCTGCGGGGGCACGCACCTGCATCACACGGGGGAGATCGAGGCCCTGAAGCTGCTGGGCACCGAAGGCATCCGCGGAGGCACCCGCCTCTACTATGTGGCCGGCAGGCGCGCCAGGCTGCGCCTGGGCGCGCATGAAGAGCGCAATGCAAGGCTGCGGACCCTGCTTGGTGCACCCGACGAGGAACTCGTCGCCGCCCTCCAGATCAAGCTGGATCAGCTGCTGGCTCTGGAGCGCCGCAGCCGGAAGCTGGAGGAGGAGCTGGTGGAGTTCCAGGCCGCCGCGCTGGCCGCGCGGCCTGATGCCCTGGTGGAAGCCCACCTCGAAGGTCGCGACATGGCCTTTCTCCAGAAGCTGGCTCGGGGCATTCTCGCGGCGGATCCCGCCAAGGCCGTGTTCCTCACGGCGGATCCTGGCGGGCAGGGCCTCTTCCTCCTGACCGCGGGTGCGGGTTCCCGGCTGGAGGTACCCTCGGTCGGCCAGGCCGTGGCGGGGATCCTCGGGGCCAAGGGCGGCGGTTCCGGCAAGAGCTTCCAGGGCAAGGCGCCGAGCCTGTCTGCGCGAGGGGAGGCTCTGGCCCACCTCCTGCACTGGGCCGAGATGGGACAATGA
- a CDS encoding aminotransferase class V-fold PLP-dependent enzyme, with amino-acid sequence MDLIYLDHNATTPLDPEAFEAMRPWFTERFGNASAAYALGHLSDGAVVAAREQAAALVGCAPAEIVFTSGGTESLNHAVRGVWEAFPTKRHLVTTAVEHPAVRALATWWKAQGGEVAEVGVDAEGRLDLAALEAAVRPDTALVAVMAANNESGVLFPVAEIARRVKAKGALFLVDATQAIGKVPVAAADWGADLLTLSGHKFHGPKGTGLLMIRRGVRLKPFMLGGSQERGRRGGTENVPGLVGLGKAAALAQARLPQMDRVRHLRDALETRLMAEVPEVRIHGSGAERLPNTSLVGFAGIEGEALQLKLAEQGICVSTGSACSTGMREPSHVLRAMQVPDTYARGTVRFSLGLGTTPVQMTRLMDLLPGLVSELRQGLGRS; translated from the coding sequence ATGGATCTGATCTACCTCGACCACAACGCCACCACACCCCTCGACCCCGAGGCCTTCGAAGCCATGCGGCCCTGGTTCACGGAGCGTTTCGGCAATGCCAGCGCGGCCTATGCCCTGGGGCACCTGTCGGATGGTGCGGTGGTGGCGGCGCGGGAGCAGGCGGCGGCCCTGGTGGGCTGCGCCCCCGCGGAGATCGTGTTCACGAGCGGGGGCACGGAAAGCCTGAACCACGCCGTCCGGGGCGTATGGGAGGCGTTTCCCACGAAGCGGCACCTGGTCACCACGGCCGTGGAACACCCCGCCGTACGAGCGCTGGCGACCTGGTGGAAGGCCCAGGGAGGCGAGGTCGCGGAAGTGGGTGTGGATGCCGAGGGGCGCCTTGACCTGGCCGCGCTGGAGGCCGCCGTGCGGCCGGACACGGCGCTGGTGGCCGTCATGGCCGCCAACAACGAATCAGGCGTGCTGTTCCCGGTCGCCGAGATCGCGCGCCGGGTGAAGGCCAAGGGCGCCCTGTTCCTGGTGGATGCCACCCAGGCCATCGGCAAAGTGCCCGTGGCGGCGGCGGACTGGGGCGCGGACCTGCTCACGCTCAGCGGACACAAATTTCATGGACCCAAGGGGACGGGCCTGCTCATGATCCGGCGGGGCGTGCGCCTGAAGCCCTTCATGCTGGGTGGCTCCCAGGAGCGGGGGCGCCGCGGCGGCACCGAGAATGTCCCGGGGCTCGTGGGGCTGGGCAAGGCCGCGGCCCTCGCCCAGGCGCGGCTGCCGCAAATGGACCGCGTGCGGCACCTGCGCGATGCCCTGGAGACCCGCCTCATGGCCGAGGTCCCGGAAGTGCGCATCCATGGAAGCGGGGCGGAGCGCCTCCCCAACACCAGTCTCGTGGGGTTTGCGGGAATCGAAGGCGAGGCCCTGCAGCTGAAGCTGGCCGAGCAGGGCATCTGCGTCTCCACGGGGAGCGCCTGCAGCACGGGCATGCGGGAACCCAGCCATGTGCTGCGCGCCATGCAGGTGCCCGACACCTACGCGCGCGGGACGGTGCGCTTCAGCCTGGGATTGGGTACCACACCGGTGCAGATGACCCGGCTGATGGACCTGCTGCCGGGGCTGGTGTCGGAGCTGCGCCAAGGGCTGGGTCGATCTTGA
- a CDS encoding alpha/beta fold hydrolase, which yields MRPLVPPPLSCRAPWWAASGHLQTILGNYLPGELPTHPSEPFRIQLADGDQLTGRHYPGETNALVLVFHGLGGDDQAHYVRRTIALARKLGHHVWTVNHRGCGEGRGLAKQPYHSGSGEDLGAAFAAARERHPDLRQLAIGYSLSANALLLNLGGGLRGPAAQPDAAIAVNPPVDLGACSDTIHRGLSRLYELRFIRRCRKAIHQRVEDGLIPDIYRTSPLMSLRQFDDAYTTKAAGFRDADDYYDQCSARFHLSKITIPTVILMAKDDPFIPWRHAAEAQPSPAVHLHFEPRGGHMGYLSRDLPGHRWLPYAVEHYSKQLLGA from the coding sequence ATGCGCCCGCTCGTCCCTCCGCCTCTCTCCTGCCGCGCGCCCTGGTGGGCCGCCTCCGGGCACCTGCAGACCATCCTCGGCAACTACCTGCCGGGCGAGTTGCCGACGCATCCCTCGGAGCCCTTCCGCATCCAGCTTGCCGATGGCGACCAGCTCACGGGTCGGCACTACCCGGGTGAGACCAATGCCCTGGTGTTGGTCTTCCATGGCCTGGGGGGAGACGATCAGGCTCACTATGTCCGGCGCACCATCGCCCTGGCCCGGAAGCTGGGCCATCATGTCTGGACCGTGAACCACCGGGGCTGCGGCGAGGGGCGCGGCCTGGCGAAACAGCCCTACCACAGCGGTTCCGGCGAGGATCTGGGCGCGGCCTTCGCGGCCGCCCGCGAACGCCACCCGGACCTTCGCCAGCTGGCCATCGGCTACTCCCTATCCGCGAACGCCCTGCTCCTGAACCTGGGCGGTGGGCTGCGGGGGCCGGCCGCCCAGCCCGACGCCGCCATCGCGGTGAACCCGCCGGTGGATCTCGGCGCCTGCTCCGACACCATCCACCGGGGCCTCAGCCGCCTCTACGAACTCCGCTTCATCCGGCGGTGCCGCAAGGCCATCCACCAGCGCGTGGAGGACGGCCTCATCCCCGACATCTACCGGACCAGCCCCTTGATGAGCCTGCGGCAGTTCGACGATGCCTACACCACGAAGGCCGCAGGCTTCCGGGATGCCGACGACTACTACGACCAGTGCTCAGCCCGGTTCCACCTGTCGAAGATCACCATCCCCACCGTGATCCTCATGGCCAAGGACGACCCTTTCATTCCCTGGCGGCACGCCGCCGAAGCCCAGCCTTCACCGGCGGTCCACCTCCACTTCGAGCCCCGCGGCGGCCACATGGGCTACCTCAGCCGCGACCTGCCGGGCCACCGCTGGCTGCCCTACGCCGTGGAACACTATTCGAAACAGCTGCTCGGCGCCTAG